One Dictyostelium discoideum AX4 chromosome 3 chromosome, whole genome shotgun sequence genomic region harbors:
- the cxfA gene encoding cytochrome c oxidase subunit VI → MSTGNESYNLRYPKGFKGYPYNMYKLEGYGTPKGYITLIGVVATLTVSGLFFAKTRSNKREYPTHNKEWRAKTLAYAKETNADPIYQLPKDKI, encoded by the exons atGTCCACTGGTAACGAATCATACAATCTCAGATATCCAAAAGGCTTCAAAGGCTACCCATACAACATGTACAAATTAGAGGGTTACGGTACACCAAAAGGTTACATCACTttaattggtgttgttgCTACCCTTACTGTTAGTGGCCTCTTCTTTGCCAAAACAAGATCCAACAAAc gTGAATACCCAACTCATAACAAAGAATGGAGAGCTAAAACTTTAGCATATGCCAAAGAAACCAATGCTGATCCAATCTACCAATTACCAAAAGataaaatctaa
- a CDS encoding protein phosphatase 2C, whose product MVLMMDIKIMSAFSILFLSLMVSNEFLEFLANTVYAAILFIIILFFYQNRQHFFTTSSSSKDSLTSTTTTTTTTSITSSLIQQQQEKEQQQQLEQQQQQQSIKLITKEITIENDSEKNTSTTTSIITKEQSPGSVRLIQNYSASQQSELTNTTIKQLQQKNQELQEQINNQIEKSRKDQLKYFNSNNKSQSEIKEQIEKIIKLTEKNDDLLNSIVILNSTIDGNRIKMQEITKDRDSIYSSEQKLLSRLTAFEKKEKEYQDNEKQLQKKLSDQKDQYSTLKKEFDEKVKKSNKLENSIQSLESQIQKLLQKQEKEKQKLEKDKERERSSSFSSDISSSSTTSTTASTFLSSSPSKSIPIPIPIKTSNAISDLKRNNSNDSVNGLIGNGNSSVSPPSSSYLRESSDDSDNQSSSSPSEPKFKSLFNKVKSESSKIVNKAQKGINKHLGSDFFTPANTTTSTTTTTSTTSTSTTTPITSASATAAAISSSSIITSPTTNTTNDILSSSSSSSSSSSSLLTTNAILSPPVGNEQQMEVINDKTEVNQSPVKPLIFFDDLGNDKLLDSTTEEQIQSKMTISPRDKDRILIDKEQSLSDLFINSKENISNISVSNLDNFLKTNNNNNKNNIEESNNNNNNNNNNNNNNNNNNNNNNNNNKNDNKEVNSKLEFSIKDEENKIGLRRAKKKLSPGCSTMMEDVSIAIYPFLKEKKLSNCSNIGLFGVFDGHAGRGAADSASKLFPKEIEKLLESGNYSLTEQDDGGDNNHNQSKLLNDLFSNVDNKMKDHEYEGCTATLALIWSDGEEQQQQQQRYLQVGNVGDSSAFLCRGNESIELTFDHKANDPSEKQRIKDQGIPVSDNQTRINGVAVSRSLGNHFIKEQNIGMISTPHISNRYLLTPQDKFVIIASDGLWDVINGKDAIEKVSSLYDQGATADSMASCLLETAIQSSLCKDNVTVIIVKL is encoded by the coding sequence atggttctGATGAtggatattaaaattatgtcggcattttcaattttatttttatctttgaTGGTGTCGAAtgaatttttagaatttttagCAAATACGGTTTATGCAgctatattatttattataattttattcttttatcaAAATCGACAACATTTTTTTacaacttcatcatcatcaaaagatagtttaacttcaacaacaacaacaacaacaacaacctcaataacatcatcattaatacaacaacaacaagaaaaagaacaacaacaacaactagaacaacaacaacaacaacaatcaattaaattaataactaAAGAAataacaattgaaaatgatagtGAAAAGAATACAAGTACAACAACATCGATTATTACAAAAGAACAATCACCGGGTTCAGTAagattaattcaaaattattcaGCATCACAACAATCTGAATTAACAAATACAACtattaaacaattacaacaaaagAATCAAGAATTACAagaacaaattaataatcaaattgagAAATCAAGAAAGgatcaattgaaatatttcaatagtaataataaatcacaaagtgaaattaaagagcaaattgaaaagattattaaattaacagAAAAGAATGATGATTTGTTAAACTCTATAGTGATATTGAATTCAACAATCGATGGTAATAGAATAAAGATGCAAGAGATTACAAAGGATCGTGATTCAATCTACTCTAGTGAACAAAAACTATTATCCAGATTAACAGCATttgaaaagaaagagaaagaatatcaagataatgaaaaacaattacaaaagaaattatccGACCAAAAAGATCAATACTCTACACTAAAGAAAGAATTTGATGAAAAAGTAAAGAAATCTAATAAacttgaaaattcaattcaatctTTAGAAtctcaaattcaaaaattattacaaaaacaagaaaaagaaaaacaaaaattagaaaaagataaagaaagagaaagatcatcatcattttcatcagatatatcatcatcatcaacaacatcaacaacagcatCAACATTTTTATCAAGTTCTCCATCaaaatcaataccaataccaattcCAATTAAAACATCAAATGCCATTAGTGATTTAAAGagaaataatagtaatgatagTGTTAATGGACTAATTGGAAATGGTAATTCATCAgtttcaccaccatcatcatcctaTCTTAGAGAATCATCTGATGATTCTGATAATCAAAGTTCATCCTCACCATCGGAACCAAAATtcaaatcattatttaataaagttaaaTCAGAATCTagtaaaattgtaaataaggCACAGAAAGGTATAAATAAACATTTAGGTTCAGATTTCTTTACACCAGCAAATACTACAAcatccacaacaacaacaacatcaacaacatcaacatcaacaacaactccTATAACTTCGGCATCAGCAACTGCAGCAGCtatatcatcttcatcaattaTTACTTCACCTACAACTAATACAACCAATGAtatattatcatcttcatcctcttcatcttcatcatcctcatcattattaacaaCTAATGCAATATTATCGCCACCAGTTGGTAATGAACAACAAATGGAAGTAATCAATGATAAAACTGAAGTTAATCAATCACCAGTTAAaccattaatatttttcGATGATTTAggtaatgataaattattagattCAACAACCGAAgaacaaattcaatcaaaaatgaCAATTTCACCAAGAGATAAAGAtagaattttaattgataaagaaCAATCATTATCAGATTTATTCATTAATAGTAAAGAAAATATAAGTAATATAAGTGTATCAAAtttagataattttttaaaaaccaataataataataataaaaataatatagaagaatcaaataataataataataataataataataataataataataataataataataataataataataataataataataaaaatgataataaagaagttaattcaaaattagaattttcaataaaagaTGAAGAGAATAAAATAGGATTAAGAAGAGCAAAGAAGAAATTATCACCAGGTTGTTCAACAATGATGGAGGATGTATCAATTGCTATTTATCCATTCTTAAAGGAAAAGAAATTGAGCAATTGTTCAAACATTGGTTTATTTGGTGTTTTTGATGGACATGCAGGTAGAGGTGCAGCAGATTCTGCTTCAAAATTATTCCcgaaagaaattgaaaaattattagaaagtGGCAATTATAGTTTAACTGAACaagatgatggtggtgataataatcataatcaatCGAAACTATTGAATGATTTATTCTCAAATGTcgataataaaatgaaagatCACGAATATGAAGGTTGCACAGCTACACTCGCATTAATATGGAGTGATGgcgaagaacaacaacaacaacaacaacgttATTTACAAGTTGGTAATGTTGGTGATTCATCTGCTTTCCTTTGTAGAGgtaatgaatcaattgaattaacaTTTGATCATAAAGCAAATGATCCATCAGAGAAACAAAGAATTAAAGATCAAGGTATACCCGTTAGTGATAATCAAACTAGAATCAATGGTGTTGCGGTTAGTAGATCTTTAGGTAATCATTTCATAAAGGAACAAAATATTGGTATGATTTCAACACCTCATATCTCAAATCGTTATCTTTTAACCCCTCAAGATAAATTTGTCATCATTGCATCCGATGGTCTTTGGGATGTAATCAATGGTAAAGATGCCATCGAAAAGGTTTCCTCTTTATATGATCAAGGTGCTACCGCTGATTCAATGGCATCTTGTTTATTAGAAACTGCTATTCAATCTTCATTATGTAAAGATAATGTAACAGTAATAATTGTaaagttataa
- the abcG24 gene encoding ABC transporter G family protein, with protein sequence MIIFKNNEIRFNSILKSILLLLLLFINGNNCKTAQQFLDENFNHALFREHQLEKEYKTKQLVKDDPNMYSDWTEVPAATAEAVTIMRGDDYYYDYDKEQKIEMIVFGSENAISSGSAQNYWYGQTCEATNFNNTPTTTCPNDCHSYWGQGQCNETSSTCICNYFFIGDDCSENVDPQHNWDKMNCNGGRYCPPIYNYPTPRSCVCPPGQAGLECTVCLNNEGCQALTGNYSSSFECNSSPYTYFEKSYSCVVTSAEVNGDLNNSTASASIDCQFPGGNYNTQTGVCSMNLYYRIHGSPLYFNCSFTECDRTILPGQNQSIVCQNSVCNCTTYCGFILDGLISAVTGEATFECGAQTNPDGTSNCLFSQYTINQMLPAIPLQCMSGECIDVATGAPTPPPIYPVPVASMSFLYIYVGSGVGFIGLTLLIGAIFLIFSLQEDRKNFKEDTHLVCELSFHNISCYVNERSGFFGKDVKRKQILDNVNGVCPPGQLTALMGLSGSGKTSLLDILSGRKNVGNIDGKVLINGAPVGKNFKRISGYVTQDDIQIGTLTCREHLMFAALLKLPENMSLEIKQQRVASVLEELGLTRVADNPIGTSEKRGISGGERRRLSIATELIVDPSILFIDEPTSGLDSHSASELITKLKQLANNSTKGQRTIIFSIHQPSAELFEQFDNLILLHQGNPYFSGKREDSVNYFIKQKIAGMTEFEQQNYRMHLKNPADFIISMVTDKNCQRFNSTYVDSRVASPFYQSTSPALSSNSNNSDINLNHHRIINNPHNQNIHHQQHHHHHRHIYGINGPSIDNNDSDSDSDERDHLLASDNINNNNNNNKVKNNDNNNKNNDDDVEDIEEASPIIVVGNQGEPLASHIKIGKVEEYATSFWTQFFVVCRRSLLNYMRNPFLLRTTYFVHIFVGLTLGYLFWKLPANLEPGCQNRFGAMFFMTALLSFGSITSLDLFYNDRIIFIRERANGFYRTSAYFLAKVVTDIIPMRVIPPIILGSICYYMIGLRPGILHFIYFLISLVLTSTVASSMCMAISTISPTFGTANMVSILLLFVFLLFDGFLLARSSIPKYLIGLVWISFMSYGLEIPVVNEFNGLWIEYNPPNTRPTYADGLEFLSTIGANPNRLFTDMYVLLGMIVGYLLLAYVFLRFLVREYR encoded by the exons atgataatatttaaaaataatgaaattcgattcaattcaattttaaaatcaatattattattattattattgtttatcaatggtaataattgtaaaacaGCACAACAATTTTTagatgaaaattttaatcatGCATTATTTAGAGAACATCAACTTGAAAAAGAGTATAAAACCAAACAATTAGTAAAAGATGACCCAAATATGTATTCCGATTGGACAGAGGTTCCAGCAGCAACAGCAGAAGCAGTAACGATAATGAGAGgtgatgattattattacgATTATGATAAAGAACAAAAGATAGAGATGATAGTATTTGGAAGTGAAAATGCAATAAGTTCAGGATCTGCACAAAACTATTGGTATGGTCAAACATGTGAAGCcaccaatttcaataatacaccaacaacaacatgtCCAAATGATTGTCATTCCTATTGGGGTCAAGGACAATGCAATGAGACCTCGTCCACTTGTATTtgcaattattttttcattggtGATGATTGTTCAGAGAATGTAGATCCACAACATAATTGGGATAAAATGAATTGTAATGGTGGTAGATATTGTCCACCAATTTACAATTATCCAACACCAAGATCATGTGTTTGTCCACCTGGTCAAGCTGGTTTAGAATGTACagtttgtttaaataatgagGGTTGTCAAGCATTAACAGGTAATTACTCTTCATCTTTTGAATGTAATTCTTCACCTTATacttattttgaaaaaagttATAGCTGTGTTGTAAcaa gTGCAGAAGTtaatggtgatttaaataattcaacagCATCAGCATCAATTGATTGTCAATTTCCAGGTGGAAATTATAATACACAAACAGGAGTTTGTTCaatgaatttatattatagAATTCATGGATCaccattatattttaattgttcattTACAGAATGTGATCGTACTATTTTACCAGGTCAAAATCAATCGATTGTATGTCAAAATAGTGTTTGTAATTGTACTACCTATTGTGGATTCATATTGGATGGTTTAATTAGTGCAGTTACAGGTGAGGCAACATTTGAATGTGGAGCACAAACGAATCCAGATGGAACTAGCAATTGTCTTTTCTCACAATATACAATCAATCAAATGTTACCAGCCATTCCATTACAATGTATGTCGGGTGAATGTATTGATGTTGCAACGGGtgcaccaacaccaccacccaTTTATCCGGTACCAGTGGCATCAATGAGTTTCCTATACATTTATGTTGGGTCAGGTGTTGGATTCATTGGGTTGACTCTATTGATTGGTGcaatctttttaatattcTCACTTCAAGAAGATCGTAAAAACTTTAAAGAAGATACACATTTAGTTTGTGAATTAAGTTTTCATAATATTAGTTGCTACGTTAATGAACGTAGTGGATTCTTTGGTAAGGATGTAAAGAGaaaacaaattttagatAATGTCAATGGTGTTTGTCCACCCGGTCAATTGACAGCATTGATGGGTTTATCGGGTTCGGGTAAAACAAGTTTATTGGATATTCTATCGGGTAGAAAGAACGTTGGTAACATCGATGGTAAAGTATTGATCAATGGTGCACCCGTTGGTAAAAACTTTAAGAGAATCTCTGGTTATGTCACTCAAGATGATATTCAAATTGGTACTTTAACATGTCGTGAACATTTGATGTTTGCTGCCCTTTTAAAACTTCCAGAGAATATGTCATTGGAAATCAAACAACAACGTGTCGCAAGTGTATTGGAGGAGTTGGGCTTAACTCGTGTGGCCGATAACCCAATTGGTACCTCAGAGAAGAGAGGTATCTCTGGTGGTGAACGTAGAAGACTATCGATCGCAACCGAATTAATAGTTGATCCAAGTATTCTATTCATCGATGAACCAACATCTGGTCTTGATAGTCATTCCGCTTCAGAGTTAATCACTAAACTTAAACAATTGGCAAACAATTCAACAAAGGGTCAACGTACTATCATCTTTTCAATTCATCAACCTTCCGCTGAACTCTTTGaacaatttgataatttgatCCTCTTACATCAAGGTAATCCTTATTTCTCTGGTAAAAGAGAGGACTCTGTAAACTATTTCATTAAACAGAAAATTGCTGGTATGACTGAATTTGAACAACAAAACTATAGAATGCATCTTAAAAATCCTGCAGATTTCATCATTTCAATGGTCACCGATAAAAATTGTCAAAGATTTAATTCAACCTATGTTGATTCTCGTGTTGCTTCACCATTTTATCAATCTACTTCACCAGCTTTATcttcaaatagtaataatagtgatattaatttaaatcatcatcgtatcattaataatccacataatcaaaatattcatcatcaacaacatcatcatcatcatcgtcatatATATGGTATTAATGGtccatcaattgataataatgatagtgatagtgatagtgatGAAAGAGATCATTTATTAGCAagtgataatattaataataataataataataataaagtaaagaataatgataataataataaaaataatgatgatgatgttgaagatATTGAAGAAGCAAGTCCAATTATTGTAGTTGGTAATCAAGGTGAACCATTAGCAAGtcatattaaaattggtaaagTTGAAGAATATGCAACATCATTTTGGACACAATTTTTTGTAGTTTGCCGTCgttctttattaaattatatgagAAATCCTTTCCTTTTGCGTACCACTTACTTTGTACATATTTTTGTTGGGTTAACATTAGGTTATCTCTTTTGGAAATTACCAGCCAATCTTGAACCAGGTTGTCAAAATAGATTTGGTGCAATGTTTTTCATGACTGCTTTACTCTCATTTGGAAGTATTACATCATTAGATCTTTTCTACAATGACCGTATCATTTTCATTCGTGAAAGAGCCAATGGTTTCTATAGAACATCAGCATACTTTTTAGCCAAAGTAGTAACCGATATCATTCCAATGAGAGTTATACCACCAATTATTTTGGGTTCAATTTGTTATTATATGATTGGTTTACGTCCTGGTATCCTCCATTTCATCTATTTCCTCATCTCTTTGGTGTTAACAAGTACAGTGGCCTCATCAATGTGTATGGCAATCAGTACAATCTCTCCAACGTTTGGTACTGCAAATATGGTGTCAATCTTGTTACtctttgtatttttattatttgatggttTCCTTTTGGCAAGAAGTTCAATTCCCAAGTATTTAATTGGTTTGGTTTGGATTAGTTTTATGTCATATGGTTTGGAAATTCCTGTTGTCAATGAATTCAATGGTCTTTGGATTGAATATAATCCTCCAAACACAAGACCCACTTATGCTGATGGTTTAGAATTCCTTTCAACTATTGGTGCAAATCCAAATAGATTATTCACTGATATGTATGTTTTGCTTGGTATGATTGTtggttatttattattagctTATGTTTTCTTAAGATTTTTAGTAAGAGaatatagataa